The Acomys russatus chromosome 3, mAcoRus1.1, whole genome shotgun sequence genome has a window encoding:
- the Cd83 gene encoding LOW QUALITY PROTEIN: CD83 antigen (The sequence of the model RefSeq protein was modified relative to this genomic sequence to represent the inferred CDS: deleted 2 bases in 1 codon), with product MSQGLQFLLLGCACSLAPAMAMREVTVACSETADLPCTAPWDPQLSYAVSWAKLSESGSEKLELPQSRQNSSFEAPRKRSYSLTIQNTTLCSSGTYRCALQELGGQRNFSGTVVLKVTGCSKEATESTFRKVQGKAVLLFSLVIFYLTLIIFTCKFARLQSIFPDISKPGTEQAFLPVTSPSKHLGPVTLPKTEAV from the exons ATGTCGCAAGGCCTCCAGTTCCTGCTCCTAGGCTGCG CCTGCAGCCTGGCACCCGCGATGGCGATGCGGGAGGTGACGGTGGCTTGCTCGGAGACGGCAGACCTGCCATGCACAGCGCCGTGGGACCCGCAGCTCTCCTATGCGGTGTCCTGGGCCAAG CTCTCAGAGAGTGGCAGCGAGAAGCTGGAGCTACCCCAGAGCAGGCAGAACAGCTCCTTCGAGGCCCCCAGGAAGAGGTCTTACTCCTTGACAATCCAGAACACTACCCTCTGCAGCTCTGGCACCTATAGGTGCGCCCTACAGGAGCTTGGAGGGCAGCGCAACTTCAGTGGCACGGTGGTTCTGAAAGTGACAG GGTGCTCTAAGGAAGCTACGGAGTCAACGTTCAGGAAAGTACAGGGC AAAGCAGTGCTGCTCTTCTCCCTGGTCATTTTCTACCTGACACTCATCATTTTCACCTGC AAGTTTGCACGACTACAGAGTATTTTCCCAGATATTTCTAAACCTGGTACAGAGCAAGCTTTTCTTCCGGTCACTTCCCCAAGCAAACATTTGGGGCCAGTGACCCTTCCCAAGACAGAAGCTGTATGA